The proteins below come from a single Cannabis sativa cultivar Pink pepper isolate KNU-18-1 chromosome 3, ASM2916894v1, whole genome shotgun sequence genomic window:
- the LOC115709884 gene encoding putative disease resistance protein RGA4, translating into MEKFDLIKTQLKMGQSLPMNGNREMNTHSFVNPADVIGRDREEEDILNMVLKDQAQDHENQIHVIAVIGIGGLGKTTLIKSIYNKDAIKEMFDLRIWVCVSLDFNVSKIVKDILTDATGNSNVTSNLSNLNQLQKNLTDTLKDKKFLLVLDDVWNEDFFKWQDLAELLSVGSKKSKIIVTTRSSKVASIMGGKRPYELKGLPQKDSLSLFFKYALGGEEEASKYSELKRIGEEIVEKCSGVPLALKTLGSLLRLKTEAHEWKTVRDSKIWELEREEGHILPALRLSYNAMSPSLRQCFAYCSTFEEDSLMESIVLISIWMALGILPSPKNKEDVEVIGDSCYVELCNRSLFQVDPRQDSFEIFQVIRVHDLIHNLACSITQNECSIVNSNDDREISDTVRYLRVVINENNLKKLSKLKKLKSIHVKCTGDEKDEVVQLFLSTCISTFKHLRVFDLSELSFEVLPNSIGTMKQLRYLNLNGNRNMKRLPDSVCKLQSLQTLILDGCVKLEEIPKDIGNLVSLRTLMLTTKQSFLANGGIGRLESLRFLTIYECENLKALPNDLINCTALRSLVIGDCDQLNLASEFIDKDVQLTLRTFAIFGLSETTELPQWLQQAAKTLQKLHIEECLNLSRLPEWLPKLTSLEKLVIKDCQELLSLPDGMEGLTSLAHLEIEDCDALQEACKPEVGSDWHKIAHVPNRIIGEAD; encoded by the coding sequence ATGGAAAAGTTTGATTTGATCAAAACTCAGCTGAAAATGGGTCAAAGCCTTCCAATGAATGGCAATAGGGAGATGAATACTCACTCCTTTGTTAACCCTGCAGATGTTATTGGTAGAGATCGTGAAGAAGAGGATATCCTAAATATGGTACTAAAGGACCAAGCTCAAGATCATGAGAATCAAATCCATGTTATAGCTGTAATTGGGATTGGAGGTTTAGGGAAGACCACACTCATCAAATCAATATACAATAAAGATGCAATTAAAGAAATGTTTGATTTGAGGATTTGGGTTTGTGTGTCTTTGGATTTCAATGtgtctaaaatagtaaaagatATTCTTACAGATGCAACTGGTAATAGCAATGTCACAAGCAACTTGTCCAATTTAAACCAGTTGCAAAAAAATTTGACAGACACCTTGAAAGATAAGAAGTTTCTACTTGTATTGGATGATGTATGGAATGAGGATTTTTTCAAGTGGCAGGATTTAGCAGAATTGTTATCAGTGGGTTCGAAAAAGAGTAAAATTATAGTGACAACACGAAGTAGTAAAGTTGCTTCAATCATGGGTGGAAAAAGGCCTTATGAATTGAAGGGTCTTCCTCAAAAAGAttctttatctctttttttCAAGTATGCACTTGGAGGTGAAGAAGAAGCATCAAAATATTCGGAACTCAAAAGAATTGGTGAAGAAATTGTGGAAAAGTGTAGCGGGGTTCCTTTGGCATTGAAGACTTTGGGCAGTCTCCTTCGGTTGAAGACTGAAGCTCATGAGTGGAAAACAGTAAGAGATAGCAAAATTTGGGAGTTAGAACGAGAAGAAGGTCACATTTTACCTGCATTACGGTTAAGTTACAATGCAATGTCTCCATCTTTGAGACAGTGTTTTGCTTATTGCTCAACTTTTGAAGAGGATAGTTTGATGGAAAGCATTGTTTTGATTAGTATTTGGATGGCACTTGGAATCCTTCCTTCACCTAAAAACAAAGAGGACGTCGAAGTTATTGGTGACTCATGCTATGTAGAGTTGTGCAACAGATCTTTATTTCAAGTTGATCCTCGTCAAGATTCTTTTGAAATCTTCCAAGTAATCAGAGTGCATGATTTAATTCACAACCTTGCATGCTCAATAACCCAAAATGAGTGCTCAATTGTAAATTCCAACGACGATAGAGAGATTTCTGATACGGTAAGATATTTAAGAGTTGTTATCAATGAGAATAACTTAAAAAAGTTGAGTAAGCTAAAGAAACTAAAGAGTATTCATGTTAAGTGTACCGGAGATGAGAAAGATGAAGTTGTGCAGTTATTCCTTTCTACATGCATCTCAACATTCAAGCACTTACGAGTGTTTGATTTGTCAGAATTATCTTTTGAGGTGTTGCCTAATTCTATTGGGACCATGAAGCAGTTGAGATATCTTAACTTGAATGGTAATAGAAATATGAAGAGACTGCCTGATTCAGTTTGTAAGCTgcaaagtttgcaaactttgaTTCTTGATGGATGTGTGAAGCTTGAGGAAATACCCAAGGATATAGGGAATTTGGTAAGCCTAAGGACTCTTATGTTAACCACAAAACAGAGCTTTTTGGCAAACGGTGGAATTGGACGCTTGGAGTCTCTTCGTTTCTTGACTATTTATGAGTGTGAAAATTTGAAAGCCTTGCCTAATGACTTGATAAATTGCACTGCATTACGTTCTCTCGTAATAGGGGATTGTGATCAACTCAACTTGGCAAGTGAATTTATTGATAAAGATGTTCAGTTGACCCTCCGCACATTTGCTATTTTTGGATTATCAGAGACAACAGAATTGCCCCAATGGCTCCAACAAGCTGCTAAGACCCTACAAAAATTACATATTGAAGAGTGTCTTAACTTATCAAGATTGCCGGAGTGGCTGCCAAAACTCACCTCACTTGAGAAGCTTGTGATTAAGGATTGTCAAGAATTGTTGTCCCTTCCTGATGGGATGGAAGGCCTCACTTCCCTTGCACATTTGGAGATTGAAGATTGTGATGCATTACAGGAAGCATGCAAACCAGAAGTAGGCTCAGATTGGCATAAGATTGCTCATGTTCCCAATCGTATTATTGGTGAAGCTGATTGA